ATTTGCTTGCCCACTCTGTTCCCAATGAAATCTACACATCCAAGACTTTagaagtaaaacaaaaaaacaaaaaaagagaattgtGGGCTGAAGTTTCacgttttttagtttttattgttgttgttgttgttgttgtttgaagGAAGTTTGGGTTGAAGTTATACGTTGGGGACGGGTGGggaacattatttatttatttttgagacgTACGAACTTGAATTTTGTTTAGACACATTTAATAGGAAGTCTCACATATTTTGAGAGAGTAGTCTCATAATATGCCTTTTTGTTTGGGAGGCCATTTGTgctaaataataattaaaaaaaacgtAATTATAGTAAGGGACAGAGTtaggacttggagttagggggTGGCTTTACATCTTGCTGTGTACAGCGGCTCTGGCCTTTGACTTTATTGCTTTACTACtaagaatttttgtttaaaactttttaaagggccaaattgtttgttttggtaaaataaattgattgagattaattttttttagctttattattGGTAGGTTTTTTTGTTGGGCTAacttttttgggcttgtatattttgttttagatttaatctattaattttttatggcctttaaaagatggaaattttaaaactgcaaaatttttacaaattgctaatattGTGAGTGGTTATTGGCAAGTAAAAAGTGATGCAAGTGTgtaaaccaataagaatttactacctcaatagtttgtaaaattgttgtaaaaaagtttgtggttataatattattcttaaaGGAATTGATGGCATTGTTAATGGAGGTAAAgtctaattttataaaacaaaattgctaaaattaatacctattaatataataatatttttttttttttaaattaggaggGGCCATAGTCCATTTGTAGCTCCATCCATGATTATAGTAATGTTTGAAAGTTGGGGAAAAAATTGTTACACACTCTAGTGCTCACACATTTATACATGTGAAAAAGCAATTGAAGTCACAATTTCCATGTTAAAAATCTTGACTTCAAGTTACGAGCTCAattgtgtgcgtgtgtgtgtgtgtgttttttttttttttaatttttttttatgtgtgtaAATGTGTGCGCAACAAAATATGTGTAATAAACACTACTCTTTTGAGAAATAGTCCGTTTTGAATATCATCCTTACGAGAGATGAGTGTTTTTAGCATCCAAGAGATGAGTTACATGTTTTCAATAGAACTCATCTCTTCTATgctttaaaaaattcaatatccctaaatacttttaaaatagtcttaattatcaaaataattttaaaaataatatcattaagTAAAAATAGCcttgtttttttaatgtaaaatattaatattaattactgTCATAGCtgtaaaatattcaaatttcaatttttggatTTCAATCCATGATTTGGCGATTAAAGAGGATTTAAATGTGTAGTTTTAGTCACGTGACTTTTTTAATGAACCAAgtaacttgtttaaataatatacttttttttttaaaattttttgatacaagatagaattctactttagtctaatctaagtgtatatgtgtgtgaagctcccttctagagacttgaatcctgGCCATTGCCACCCACAccccataagcacttatacttatagagtgaccattgcaccaagggtgtgtggtGGTTAAATAATATATCATAATAGTTCAATAAATTGTATGAGTTGGAAAAGATAACTCTAAAttagttctcaaaaaaaaaaaaattatgggttgGATATTATGTAACTTCCTATTAacattaaattttatgtatatgtTTATAGTAAGTCTGAAGATGACATAATCCAATAGGAAAGCTGGaaatcttattttaatttttaattattgtgtggtgtaatattgataaaatttattatttatgaattaaacttgatgtaattttttaaataaataaaagaaaacaatatctTTGTTTTGGCAATCTAATATTATCTGAGGGACAAGTAATGATTGATGTACtacaaatttttctatataaatcttataaattaatTAGTCACCATTtacaaaaaagtaattcaaatattaatttattatgttattgaaaTGGCATAATCATACACGTTAATTGGTAAGCTTCAAATTTGTAATGCAATAGTGAGGAGAAGAAGGCATACCCTTTACTCTTACGAGAGAGAAATCATTGAAGAAGGCAACACCTTATTCTATAATTTTAGGGAATGATGCAATCTTTCATAAACATTTGGCAAGGTGattgtagatttgaattttagagCAATGGGTGATGTAATGGATATTATTGTTGATGTGACGCCAATTACataattaatttgtaatttttttgggtggtaaaattgattttaattttaaatcttcCTAGAGCAACTACCCCCATGTTCTAGtgcatattttttatgcatatgtTTGAACTCGTTTTcctttttaaaactattttcatatagttttcttctttattaaATATCAtttagaaacaaagagagaaacagCTAGAGTTTAATCACATTAATTGATTCCAATTGAGCTGCTCTTATTGCCAGAGAGATAATACTGATGTATACTCAAGCAATACATGATCTGGCCATTGATTTAGGGCGAATGTTGGCCAAAAGTGTGGGGTTGGCGAGCGACTTGTTCAAGGGATGGTCTTGTCATCTTAGAATTAACAAATACAACTTCACCCCTCAAACTGTAGGATCCACTGCTCTAAGAATGCACACAGATTCTGGATTTCTAACCATACTTCAAGATGATGACAATGTTAGCGGTCTTGAATTCGTGGACAAGTCTGGTGCCTTTGTATCCATTGATCCCTGGCCAGGCACCCTCCTTGTCAATCTTGGGGACATTGCTAAGGTAGGCAAAGGATGCCATGTATGTCTTTCATTTATTTGTCGGAATTATTGTGCTCTAACTCATGATGTGGTgactaaaaaaatgtttaattttagTCATATGACTTTTTTACTAAGTcatatgattattattttttaaataatatacaaaaatagttttataatttaCCATGTAATGAATTGAAACAAATAGCTCCAAGCATGTTTAGAGTGAAACTTTGTCCTTCCATTTATCGGCACTCAGATTAATTATGagttaaaatttgttataatgttTGTTGATATGTTGAAGGTATGGAGCAATGGAAGGTTTTGTAATGTGAAGCATCGAGTACAGTGCAAGGAAGCAAGTATACGAGTGTCAATTGCTTCATTTTTCTTGGGACCCAAGGAAGCAGAAGTTGAAGCCCCACCTGAACTTGTGGATTCTGAACACCCACGCCAGTTTGTCCCTTTTACCTATGAAGATTATAGAAAACTTAGACTTTCCATCAATTTGCATGCTGGTGAAGCCCTCCAATTTGTACGCTCCCATTCATGATCTACTGGCATGCCATGTATATCCACAACCTTTATACGTATCCTCCTCACCCAATTGTGACGATCTATAAGTCTAGATAcaaaacaaatttcacaattttttttttcataattgttaattGTGATTGGTGTGTAATAAAAGTTATGTTAATAGTGTTTCCATTCTATACAAAAATGATCTTGCCCTAAATGGTATTGTAGTATTGTTGAATTAAGATTTGCGGgttatttaaactaaaaatttaaaatataggcTTGATCTTAggttaagagcatccacatcagttctttcattttacacatccacttttacactaaaaatccactttttctattttacacatccaattttacaaaacacccacatcagttcatctatcctaccacattttttaattaaataatcaagtctcttcaatttttttattattttcctaactaACTGGATATAAttagtgctctctctctctctccctactcATTTCTgacttttgctctctctctccatacccatctctccaactctccctctccctctccctctgcCTCTCGATCGCctctccctctccgatcacgagctccgatcgcctctccctctccgatcacgagctccgatcgcgatccgcgagctccgatcctcAATCCGCTCCGATCCgcggcaagacccacgagctccgaccagtcaagcaccgatctgtgaTTGTGTATgtctgtggttttttttttttttttgtgcaaagtGGTTCTCTGTGTATATTCTATGtggagaaaaagatgagagaattgAGTTGGTTGAGcacggatcagagagagaaaaaaaggagcgaaggagaaatgataaaatattatataaacaagctacagtagccgtgtgtatttacacggttactgtagctcgtggatggttttgaatgattttacACAGTTTTAGCTCCATTGATGTAGGAGATTTTTTactcaaaatatgtaaaattgagaaatttttgcattatacatgactatccaccaactgatgtgaatgctctaaggttTGAGGTCAACAGGAAAAGTTGGCATGCTCCTGCCATGTTTGGTTCCGTTGAAAGCTGAGTGCATTCTATTTTCATTCCTATTTTTTGTGGCACTCTTCACgagttctctcttttcttttttttttttcttttttttgtttaatctcCCAAGTTATGTGGTCACGCgactttattgtatataattACGTAATAAATTTTAGctgatataataaaaaatagataagatACCATAAAACTAGGCACGTAACTTCATCATATTTAGttgatataaataatataaaaaagatacaatccttctcaaaaaaaaaaaaaaaagatacagtaatttaaaaaaagaaaaacgttTCAACTTAATCACATATCCATTTTTTATGGTAAATCTTAATCATATATCCATAAATCGTAAAATTCGTTTATTATTATGTACTAATGTTGTCATTGATTTGTCGTAAAATATTATGTTAAAGGGGCAAAGTAGTGTTGCATGCCTCAAGCCACATAGATAACTAGTGGTGTAGTAGTTGCTAATGAGGGATGCACTAGCCAAGCCACATTAGCAGCAGACAATGCAGCAGTTGCTGATACTAGGTGCATTGGTTAGGCCATGAAGGTAGCAAGTAATGCAGCATTTGCTGATGAGATGTGCAACACTCAGACCACAAGGCTTGCATCAAGGGACTTGATTATCTCAGTAGTCTTGGAATTCCTTGAGGTCATGCCACATCATGAGTTCTTCATCCAGGATTGTTGAGGGAGTCAGTTCCATAAATCCAGGAGTTAGTTACTCAAGCTTGTCACATGTACAATTTCCAGAATATTCAAATAATTGATTTTGGCGCAAATTATAGagttgattatattttttctatgtATATAAATAGAGCATCTTGTTTGTATATATTGATTCAGTTCATTTTCTTGTAATTGACTCTCAATCAATGAAATTCTCTCCACGTAAAATGTTATTTAGAAAacattttcattgtttttaagtgtttggcATGGCATCAAATCTTGGTcaacccaaaaatattttttgttgaacaCGAAAGTGTAGTTATGATGGTTGAAAAATGCATTTACGCAAGTATGACAAAGTAAGCCTTGTTGATCTACATATACAAAAAAGCCTTGTTGATCACTAGAgtattagagcattctcatcaggtctcttataaaaaaaatgtcattttgacatATCAAAGACTTACTTGattattttaacacaccattttacaattcaccatttatcacatcttctattttttgattttaaacattaaaataatatatacaaatattaaaataacattaaaaaaaacccaccataTAAATGTATTTCTACTGTCACTTCCACCAACTCATTGCCACAGTGCCACCCCCACCACAGCCGACCACTGatacaaacccaccaccataaTCGACCACTGATACAGACCCACCACCACATCCCACTATTGTTACAAATCCATCACCACTAACCAAAATCAACCAACCACTATTATAAACATTGCCATAAGCaccaagagaaagagagatcggTGAGGTGGAGAGAGAAGATGTCGGCGGATCCAGTCGAGATAGCTCCAGGCGAGGCAACTTCAGGTAAGATCGGCTTTAGGTGGCGTTAGGCGAGATCGATTTCAGCAATGGCTTGAggatgagagaggaagagaattAGAGAGAAGAGGGAGCTGTGGAGGACAATCCAGACAAATATGGTAGCGAGATTGGCGGCGATATTGGTAGCTTCGGCGAGATCGACGGCTTTGGTGAGATCggtgagagagaagaaatggtGAGCAGAGAGAAGAAGTtccaaatgagagagagagagagagagagagagagagagagagagagagagagagagagagtctgagtgaatgagagagaaacagtgaataaaaaaataataaaaaaatttgcaacatGCTACAGTGCGGTTTCATAAATGAAAGTGCATTGTAGCATGTTGCAAAATATTTTGAGATTTGAAAGACCTCATGAGGCTTGAATattggtgtttggtgtgtcaaatgccaaatatttggcatttgacacacgtGATGGTAATGTTCTTTGTCGCCCTGATAAAGTTATAAAAATGTCAAGCATCTATTTGGAGACTTGTTTAGCATGACCTATTAGAACTTGCCCTTGAACCGTTGAGCATGAACTAGGATGCTTGTGAGACTCATAGGATTGAGATTATGGGTAGTCATATTGCTACTTCAATAGTTTCTCTCAATGTTGAATTTGGGGGATGGTTCTCTTTTTCTTATGAATCTGCCTAGAGGAGATGACAAGGGTATGGTGTTTAGGCAAAATTGATAGAGGTTACAAAAGGGAGAaaaaccaaaatacccttatggaaatctctataaatagagagagATTCTTGAAGtccaaacaaaggcatgaaaaaataaaaggtaaattatgtatttggtctctatcctttacaccatatttcaatttagtctataatatttcaattgtatcaatttggtttctaactTTTCAATGCCGTGTTATTTTAATCCATGTCGTTATATTTTAGATGGAAAACTCTGACATGTCAAAAATCGACATAATTGAAAggttaaaaactaaattaaaatataatataaatgatagagactaaatatgtaatttacctaaaaataaacaaacttacCTTACTTTGCTCAAATTTACACTCCATTGTTCTAACTTTGCCATTGAAGTATCTTCCATAACCCCATTAGTTGAGTAAGGATATAGtgtaggcctttttttttttcttcctaatttGGCTGTAGGGGCTTTCTTTGTTTTCCGGCGAAAAAGGCAATCTCTAGGAGGTTGGGGTTTGCATTGTAACTTACTCACAATCAAgaaatactttaaaaataattgtaactaataaaataatttctagaataattttattaagaaaaaataatctggaggaaaaaacagaaaaagaaaaagaaaggataaCAAATGCAAGGACCACACAGGAGACGATAGCTTGCACGGCAGCACtgttcatctctctctctcaaaaaataaaacaaagtttatatATAGTATACACTGCACAGTGCTACGGTAGTAGTTTCATTCATTTCCGTTATTACCAGCCTGTGACTTCTGTTCTGGCTTTAGATTCatcaaagcaaagcaaagcaaagcaatgcTACTACTCTTTCCCACACCCACACCCTCCTTTCCCGCCAATTTCACTCCCTCCAAACCTTTCTGTCTCCCTCACCGCCGTCACCTCCTCCTCCGATGCAAGGCTGCCGACTTTGACTCCTTTACCGAGCGCTCCGGCTACCTCTTCGACCTCACCGCCTCCGAGGCCGATTCCTTGACCGAATATGGCGTCTCGAAGATCGCCGCCGTCTATAGGAGGAAACCGCTCATCCTATTTCGCCGCCTTTTTCAGACCGGTACCACTTTTGGCAAATGGTTTGCCCTCCGCTACCTCGACCGGGTTTATGATCGCTCTGACCTCATGTTCcaggtctttttttttcctctcatttcgtttcaattctttgattttctccTTCTTTTCGTGTTTGCTTTACACTGTTCTTGATGGTTCTGATGCAGATTAGAGCCGCAGAGCTTCGGAAAATATTGGTCGAACTTGGTCCGGTACGTCTTGTTTCTCAATattgaagtttaaaaaaaaaaaaaaaaaaaaaaaaaaatttcatgtggAACAATCACTGAACTTTTACTTCTTTGTTCAGAATTATaagtttctttttcctttttggtttggCCAACAATATGATATTCATGGAATATTAAATTTGTCTAAGATGGCACAGCGATGAAGGATAGGTTTAGGGAAAACTGGTCTGTATGCTCGGGGGTGGGCTTAAGGTTAGGAGAATTTGTGGATTTAGGATTTTAGAAGAAAGGGTTAGGGCTTGTAGAACGAATtagagtttgaaattttttgacatttcgTAAGAAAGTATGTAGGATTAATTAGGGGTGGGAAAATGTCGGGTAAATTATGTGTTTGGTGCCTAACCTTTAGGTTTTGTGTCAATTTGGCCATTGACCTTTCAAATGAGTCACTTTGGTCTCTAACCATttggtattgtgtcaaaatgATCCCTGCCCTTAATAATAATTGTGAGCATTTTTCATCCATCAAGGACCAAACTGGCACAATACCAAAAggttatggaccaaattgacaaaCATTGTCAAGGTTATGgaccaaatatgtaatttacccaaaaatgtTTAGTTTTGGTTGCAAAGAAAGGAGAAAAGAgaggattttgtttttgtgtagGGATTGTGAACAATATCCTATATCATGAATAGTACCCATGAAAGAGTAAGAAGACGAAAAAGAACTCTAGGCATCTGCACTTATGGtctatttggattgagggggtgggagggggagtagagtagaattgacccaaaattagACTATTATCAgccaattctactctactctactcccctccctcccccctcaatccaaacagaccattagTTTTTTTATGACTTGACTCCTAACCTTTAAAGACATCGAGCAAATATTATACGCGGACTCTTGTACAGCACTACTGTACTGGTGGCATTAGGACTTTGAATTTTACTAGGAAAATGAAAActcaataataattattaaaggCACATAGAAAATAAGCCCAagacacttaataaaatatattagaaaattttagacTCAACCCACCCTTAATGCACAGGAATTGCAGAAAGTAAAGATTTGCTGCTGATTACAAAAATTACCAACACTTGTaaacaaaaagctaaataaaattattttaagccTAGAACCTTTAAATCAAATGACTCATGTTTTCATTGGCCTCATGCATTGACCACATAAAATGAATCTTGAATGGATGAAATTGAGATTTATTTTGCTATGCTATGTCATTCTCCTCTGgttggagggaaaaaaaaaaaaaaagaaccatggATATGAGTTTTAAAGTTTTGGAGTGTGTACAATTTCTAGCAAGGTCTTGGAAAATTTTTCAAGGAGGGTGTTTGGGAAGCATGTTGTTAGAGAatgcatttgaaaaaaaaatgaagccaAATTTGGATTTAGTTCTCACTGCGAATGAATATTTGGATGGTAAAATTTAGAGTGGAACCCTAAGGTGATTTGTAAACGGGATATTGAAAATGATTATGATCATGTGAAATGTGAGTTCTTAATGTATAACTGCGATGTTTGGCTTTGATGAGAAATGGATTCGGTTTTGTGTTTCTATCGTCAGATTTTATTGGTGGTTAATGGTTGTCTGGGGGGAGAGATGGTCAGGTCTTTGAAGGGATTGAACTCACTGTTTATAGACGTAAGCATGTGTGTCTGAGGTCATTATTTGTTTGGATGTCTATGGATGGCCATTCATCatatttgttggatttttttggaTTTCCTGCATTGTTGATTGTAATTTAAGGGTATATTGTAGTACAGAGCCTGTGTACTTCAGTTCTTCCTTTCGtgtttttgtgaaaataatttaaaagtaTTGCAGAACTtctactaataaaaaatttttagaACTTAGTCCTTGAATTTGTAATGCAACCAGAAATTTCTGGGAAGATGTTTTTGCCTTTATATCCTTACCCTATGCATGATTTAAAATTCCCTAATTATTTAGAAGGCCTAGATATTCATGCTGAAGAATCTTTTCTGACCCCAAGTTGATTTTCTGTAGAAGCATTAGTAGTTTCCATAAGTATTGGATTTTCTAGTAATCAGGAGAATTCTTCAATAAGGGACCCAACATCTGGTGTCACAGGCCTTTCAGTTACGAATCATGCTTCTATCTGCAATTTTACTAAATTCATTTACTggaatatacacacacacacacagaagaaaaatattgattttttttttctcctggTTGTAATTTGTTGTTTGAGCAATTCATCGAGTCCAGTGATCTTAAAACAACCCTAGAAATGTGTGCCTTAGTTAATATGTGATCTTCATTACAATAGTGTTAAATCATTTACCATGGAATTTATCTCAAAGTAAACAAGGTGTATAAAGTTTTAGGGAGATAAATGATGCGGCATCTTATCTATACATTGTTGAATGTTGACAAAAATGtggggaaaagaaagaaagaaaaaagagagggcAAAAATTATTCTCACAACCATGGGGAGGAGGCATGTTGCAATTTTTATTCTCTTCCTAGTAAATGTTTCAATACAGATGTAATTTGATAGAGTACTGATAATAGACtttgtatataaatattaatcctttttgtgtttttattttctataccTTTACAAGAATAAAACTCATTGTTACCCTTATACTAAGATCTAAATTATCAAGTGATTGAGGTTGATTTATAATTGCTTCTTATGGTTctctaataattttattttgaatgtttCTGTCTTGTAGGCATATATCAAAATTGCTCAGGCTATTTCTTCTAGACCTGTAAGTTGACATATGCTTCATGCAAGGACTTTCTACTATCCATATAAAGCTCTAGTTTCCATACTCTGTTTTTATAAGAATTCAGTTCAATTGGCGTTGGTTTCTTGTATTATTAGTTGCTATCATTTGAGGTTCAAGTCCAAAGGCTTTTCTACTGTAATATGATAAAGCATAAAAAGGGTGGCAACTTACTAGCAAATCTATGCTAAAACCCAATATGTATTTTTGAGTCTAGGTTATCTGGAATTGTTTATCTAAAAGATCACCAACACACATCATTGGCTTGCAAGGAATCAATCAACTACTCCCTCTGTCCCAtattgttgttcatgtttagaAAATTCAACTTTTAAAGGAAACATCATATAATGCACTATCTTTCAAATAACATTCCAAAACCACCCTTCttagtttaaaatattgtgGAAGTGGAGTATTGACATTTTAAATAAAGGTTAACTTAAGAAAGTAATCAATATTGTGTTCATTGACCTTTCAAACAAGACCGTATTTGGGACATCTCAAAATGCAATAGAGGACCAACAACATGGGATGGAGGGAGTATTAAGTAGGACACCAAACATACCATAGAGCACCTTATCTCATGGCACAATAAGGTGGATTGACACATACTGGAATCAATTGCTCAATCAAAGCAGCATTACATGCTACAAAACACA
This genomic stretch from Castanea sativa cultivar Marrone di Chiusa Pesio chromosome 1, ASM4071231v1 harbors:
- the LOC142622472 gene encoding 2-oxoglutarate-dependent dioxygenase DAO-like, giving the protein MMEVGDTKCMCIPMIDMQKLEDNNDGEQQQQQYKKLREASEEWGCFRIMNHKISLTLMSEMKKVVRELLDLPIDIKKRNTEVIPNSGYVAPTEFSRFFEGLGIYDFGSPHSVDVFCSQLDIPPHQREIILMYTQAIHDLAIDLGRMLAKSVGLASDLFKGWSCHLRINKYNFTPQTVGSTALRMHTDSGFLTILQDDDNVSGLEFVDKSGAFVSIDPWPGTLLVNLGDIAKVWSNGRFCNVKHRVQCKEASIRVSIASFFLGPKEAEVEAPPELVDSEHPRQFVPFTYEDYRKLRLSINLHAGEALQFVRSHS